GCTGCCGCCCGAGGTGCGGCGCATCCGGGTGGAGGTACCGGACGACAAGAAGCTCCTGTCGATCTTCACGGACGTCTTCGACTGCTTCTTCCGCTTCCTCGCCGCGAACCTCGCAGCCGAGGGCGTCCTCGGCGAGGACGACTTCTGGCGGACGGTCGCCGAGGTCACCCGCGAGTACCAGCGGGAGGTGCCCGAACTCGCCGCGAAGTTCGCCCAGTTCGACATGTTCGCGCCCGAGTTCTCGCTGTCCTGCCTCAACCGGCTCCAGCTGCGCGACAACCGGCAGATGGTGGACCTGGCCGACCCGTCCGGCGCGCTCCAGCTCGTCGGCACTCTGCGGAACCCGCTCGCCGGGTTCTGACACCCCCGACCGGCGGGCACCCCGGAGTACGGTCCTCCGGGGTGCCCGCCCCCTTTCCTTTGCGGCCCGGGTCAGCCGGTGGGCCAGGGCACCTCGGGCGACCTGTGGTAGGCGATGCCGAGGGTGTCCCAGCGCGGGCCCTGGGCGGCGAGCCGCACCCTGTAGGCGTCCCAGTCGTGGGTGTCGGCCGGTGACCAGCCCAGCTCGGCGACGCCCGGGAGCCTCGGGAACGCGAGGCGCGCGAGAGCGTCACCGGTCGCGGCCTTCCCGGTCCCCAGCGACGCCCCGACCCCCTTGACGGCCGGTTCGGGCACCCCGGCGAGGTAGCGGCCCGGGTCCCAGTCGTAGGACCGGCGCACCCCGACGGGATCCGAGCCGTCGAGGCAGGCCCCCGGCTCGGGGTACGCGAGGTCGAGCCGGGTGCGGTCGGCGGGCGAGAGGATCAGCCCGGTGCCGGCCCTGGCCGCGGCGACGACCCGCGCCCGCTCGTCGGCGCCGGTGCCGTCCACGCCCCGGTACTGGGCGAGGGTGCCCCTGGCCGGCTGGGCGCCGGTGATCCGGTGCCAGCCGACGGCCGTCCTGCCGTACCGGGCGACGGCCGACTGCACCAGGTCCACGAACGCCCCGTACTCCTCGTCGCCGGTGAGGTGCGGCTCGTCGCCGCCGATGTGCAGATGGCGGCCGGGGGTGAGGGCGGCGAGATCCCGCACCGCCCGGTCCACGGCGTCGGCGTCATCGGCGTCACCGCCCGCCCACCGGGCGCCGAGGCCGATCTCGGGCACGACCTCCACGAACCGGGCGGCCGCGTACCGCACGATCGCGCGGTAGTCGTCCGCCGTCCAGTGGCCACCCGGCCCGCCGTCTTCGGCCGGGAGGGACGGGCCGCCGTCACCGAGGCGCAGATGCAGCCTGTTGAGCTTGTAGAGGGCGAGCGCGTCGACATACCGCTCGGCCAGTTGGACCCGCTCGACGGAGCCGAGGTCCCGGGGGACGTCCAGCATCGCGCCGCGCCAGCCGTAGCGCGGACGGTCCTGGACGGTGCCCCCGGCGATCAGCCAGGGCCCGCGCCGCTCGGTCGCGCTCTCCACGGCGGCGGGCAGCAGCTGGCGCAGGGTCTGCACCCCGTGGAAGAGGCCGGCGGGGGCGCCCGCCGTGATGGTGACGCCGCCGCTGCCGCTGTCCAGGCGGTAGCCCTCGGCGCCGTACCTGCCGGGGTCGAGATGGAGGCGGATGCCGCCGCGCCCCTGGGTGGTCACCGGCAGCGGGAAGCCGGTGGAGGGCCGCAGCAAGGACGCCAGGTACGCGCCGATCCTGCGGGCCTCGCGGGTGTCGGCGACGCGGATCGCGGTGTCGCGGGTGATCCGGTACGGGGCCCCGCCCGGGGCCACCATGGCGGGCGCGGGGACCACCCGGTCGAGCGGGGTCACGGGCGGTGTGCCCGGGACGGGGGCCGCGGCGGCGGTGAAGGCGCCGGCCGCGGTGACGAGCAGCAGGGATCCGAGGACCCGGCCCATGCGGGGAGTCGTTCCGTGGTGCCGTCTCACATGCGCTCCCTTCGGGATTGGCGGAGACCACCCTCCCGCAGTCGCGGTGGAACAATCGGCACCATGGCGGAAATCCTGCAGAGGGACGGCACGTGGGTGTTCGACGGCGACGCCCTGCGACTGACACCCGGACGGGACAGGAACGTCAGCCTCTTCCGCAGGACACTGGGTGAACTGGTCGTGCCGCTGGGCGCGTTGGAGGGACTCTCGTTCGAAAAGGGGCGCAGGTCCGGGCGGTTGAGGCTGCGGCTGCGAAACGGCGCGGACCCGCTGCTGCTCGCCACCGGAGGCCGCCTCACCGAGCCCCACGACCCGTACCAGCTGGCGGTCGAACCGGACCGGCACGGGGTCGCCGAGTACGTCGTCGAGGAGGTGCGCGCCGCGCTGCTGCTCGCGCGGGTGCCGGCCGGGCCGCTCGACCGGTATCTGCTGCCGGGCCCCGCGGTCCCGCTGTCGGTGTCGGCCGGTGACGGCACGGTGAGCTTCGACGGCGAGCGGGTGCGCCTGGAGTGGAACTGGAAGACGGAGGACGCCAAGTCGGCCGCCGGGGCCCGCACGCTGGCCCTCGGCGAGCTGGCCGGCGTCGACTGGCATCCGGCGGCCGGGCTGGAGAACGGGTATCTGCGGTTCACGGTGCGCGGCGCCCCGACCGAGGCGCCGCCCAAGTACGACCCGAACGCGGTGGAGTTGTGGGGGTTCAAGAAGGACCCGCTGATGGCGCTGGTCGCCGCCGCCGTGCAGGCCCGGCTGCCGCACCCGACCGCCGTCGCGTCCACCGCCACCGCCACCGCCACCGCCACCGCCGCCGTCGTCCCGCCCGCGCCGCGGCCGGCCGCGGACGACCACGACGCGCTGCTGCGACGGCTGCGGGAGCTGGGCGAGCTGCACCGGGCGGGCGTGCTGACGGAGGACGAGTTCACCCTCGCCAAGCGGGCGGTCCTCAGACGGCTGTGAGGACCGCCCGCCGGGCGGGTGCGGCTACTTGGCGCGGCGGGCCACGGTGAACCGGTCGACGCGCGCGCCGGTCTCGGCGATGCCGCTCACCGTCAGGGTGGCCCAGTGGCCCCTGGCCGCGGGGGCGACGTCCACCCGCAGGAACGAGTAGTCGAGGTAGCGCACCCGCGACCAGGTGACCGTCTCGTCGACCTTCCCGGTCTTGGTGTTGACGAACGAGGCGACCGAGTCGACCTCGTGCTCATGGCCCTCGTAGGACTGGGGCGCGCTGAACGCGTACAGGCTGCGCCCGGCCGCGCCCGCCGTCACGTACACGACACCCTCGGTCTCCGGGTAGGCGGTGCCGCCGATCGGGAGCTTCTTGACGACCTTGTCGCCCTTGAGGACGTCGGTCCGCTCGTACTGGTGGTTGTGGCCGTTGATGACGAGGTCGACCGTGTACTTCTCGAACAGCGGCACCCACTCCTGGCGGACGCCGCCCTCCGAGGCGTGCGCGGTGGAGGTGCAGTAGGCGCAGTGGTGGAAGAAGACGACGACGAAGTCGATGTCCTTCGCGGCGCGGAACTTCTTCAGCTGGGCTTCGAGCCACCGGGTCTGGGTGCCGCCGGAGAGGCCGAGGTTGGCCGGGATCTCGAAGGAGACGTCGTTGGCGTCGAGGGAGATCACGGCGGTGTTGCCGTGGACGAAGGAGTAGACGCCCGGCAGGTTGCGCTTGTCGGGTCCGTTGTCGGGGAGGTTCCAGCGGGCCTCCTCGCCGCCGTAGCCGTGCGGCGCGTACCAGGCCTCCATGTCGTGGTTGCCGTAGGCGGGCATCCACGGGACGGACTTGGCGACCGACTCGGTCTGGGCGAGGAACTGGTCCCACACCCGGGAGTCGAAGCCGGTGTCGGAGGACTTCCCGGCGCCCGCCGGGTCGGCGTAGGCGATGTCGCCCGCGTGCAGGTGGAAGGCCGGGTTCTGGCCGAGCAGCAGGCTGTTGTTGGCGAGGCCGTGGTAGCCGACGCCCTCGTCGCCGAAGGCGGTGAAGGTGAACGGCTTCTTGTGGTCGGGCGCGGTGGTGAAGGTGCCCAGGGTGCCGGTGAGGTGGGCGGCGGCCGGGTCGAAGCCCTGGTGGCCGACGCCGTAGTAGTACGTCCTGCCGGGCCGCAGGTGGGTGAGTTTCGCGTGCAGGTAGTACTGCGTGTGGTCGCCGCTCGCGCCGACCCCGGCCGGCGTGAACAGGGTGCGGACCTCGGCCTCGATGCGGCGGGAGAGGTCCCAGGGGTGGGCGCCGATCCGGATGAACGGCTTCTTCACCGCGACCGGCACCTGCCAGGAGACGGTCATCTCGGTGCGCGGGTCGTTGCCGTAGGCGAGGTGGCGGCCGAAGGGGGCGACGAGCGCGCCGTCGACGGTGGCGGTGGCCGGGGCGGTGCTCCGGGTGGGGACGGCGGCCTCGGCGACCGCGCCGGGGACGAACACACCGCCCATGACGGCGCCCAGGGTGACGGCGCCGCCTCTGATCATCGTGCGCCGGGAGAATCTGGCGCGCAGGTACTCGTGCTGCTCGGCCATGCTCATCCGGTCGGCCAGCGGCTCGGGTACTCCCATACGAGGAATGTCCATGACGTCTGAAACTCGTCGCGGCAGGCGACGGGCCGCAAGACACAGGATGGACAGGGTGCGAACAGCCTCTCATAAGAGTTTCAATAGCCCTCTGCCCGGAATCGGGCAGGATTCTTGCGAAACCCTCCCCTGTACTCCAGGATCTACCGGGTGCACGACGAACTTGTGGATCATCTGACGCGGTCGACGCCCCTCAACCGGGGCGAAGCGCTGCGCGTGGTCCAGGACGTGCTCGCCTACTTCGACGAGACGACCGAGGAGTACGTCCGTCGCCGCCACCGCGAACTCCAGGCCCAGGGCCTGGTGAACGCGGAGATCTTCGAACGGATCGCGGCGGACCTGAGATACCGCGCGGTCGCACCGCCGGAGCTGACGCTCCGCCAGTTGCGCCGCATCGTCTACGGCTGAGGGACTCATCTGCATGTGCGGAATCGTCGGATACATCGGCAAGCGTGACGTGGCCCCGCTGCTCCTCGAGGGCCTCCAGCGCCTGGAGTACCGCGGCTACGACTCGGCGGGCATCGCCGTCACCTCGCCGAAGACCGCCGGGCTCAAGAGCGTCAAGGCCAAGGGCCGGGTGCGTGACCTGGAGGCCAAGGTCCCGGCCCGCTTCAAGGGCACCACGGGCATCGCGCACACCCGCTGGGCCACCCACGGCGCCCCCTCGGACGCCAACGCCCACCCGCACCTGGACGCCGAGGGCAAGGTCGCCGTCGTCCACAACGGCATCATCGACAACGCCTCCGACCTGCGCCGCAAACTGGAGGCGGACGGCGTCGTCTTCCTCTCCGAGACCGACACCGAGGTCCTCGTCCACCTCGTCGCCCGCTCCCAGGCGCCGACCCTGGAGGAGAAGGTCCGCGAGACCCTCCGGGTGATCGAGGGCACCTACGGCATCGCCGTGCTGCACGCCGACTTCCCCGACCGCATCGTGGTGGCGCGAAACGGCTCCCCCGTGGTCCTCGGCATCGGCGAGAAGGAGATGTTCGTCGCCTCCGACATCGCCGCGCTGGTCACCCACACCCGCCAGATAGTGACCCTCGACGACGGCGAGATGGCGACCCTCAAGGCCGACGACTTCCGGACGTACACCACCGAGGGCACCCGCACCACGTCCGAGCCGACCACCGTCGAGTGGGAGGCCGCCTCCTACGACATGGGCGGCCACGACACCTACATGCACAAGGAGATCCACGAGCAGGCCGACGCCGTGGACCGGGTGCTGCGCGGCCGGATCGACGAGCGCTTCTCCACCGTCCACCTGGGCGGCCTCAACCTGGACGCCCGCGAGGCCCGCCGGATCCGCCGGGTCAAGATCCTCGGCTGCGGCACCTCGTACCACGCGGGCATGATCGGCGCCCAGATGATCGAGGAGCTGGCCCGCATCCCCGCCGACGCCGAGCCCGCCTCCGAGTTCCGCTACCGCAACGCGGTCGTCGACCCCGACACCCTGTACGTCGCCGTCTCCCAGTCGGGCGAGACCTACGACGTGCTGGCCGCCGTGCAGGAACTCAAGCGCAAGGGCGCCCGGGTGCTCGGCGTGGTCAACGTGGTCGGCTCGGCCATCGCCCGCGAGGCCGACGGCGGCATCTACGTGCACGCGGGCCCCGAGGTCTGCGTCGTCTCCACCAAGTGCTTCACCAACACGACGGTCGCCTTCGCGCTGCTCGCGCTGCACCTGGGCCGCACCCGTGACCTCTCGGTCCGCGACGGCAAGCGGATCATCGAGGGCCTGCGCAGGCTGCCCGCCCAGATCACCGAGATCCTCGACCAGGAGCAGGAGATCGAGAAGCTGGCCGCACGGTACGCCGAGGCCCGCTCGATGCTGTTCATCGGCCGGGTGCGCGGCTACCCGGTCGCCCGGGAGGCGTCCCTCAAGCTCAAGGAGGTCTCCTACATCCACGCCGAGGCCTACCCCGCCTCGGAGTTGAAGCACGGCCCGCTGGCCCTCATCGAGCCGGCCCTGCCCACGGTCGCGATCGTCCCCGACGACGACCTGCTGGAGAAGAACCGCGCCGCGATGGAGGAGATCAAGGCCCGCAGCGGACGCATCCTGGCGGTGGCCCACCAGCACCAGGAGAAGGCCGACGAGACGATCGTCGTCCCGAAGAACGAGGACGAGCTGGACCCCATCCTGATGGGCATCCCGCTCCAACTCCTCGCCTACCACACGGCGTTGGCCCTGGGCCGGGACATCGACAAGCCGCGCAACCTGGCCAAGTCGGTGACGGTGGAGTAGCCGGCCCCACCCTGCCGGCAGAACGGACCCCCACGCGCCGCCACCTGCGCGCGGGGGTCCCTCCATGCCGCCGGGGCCGCCCAACTCCCCGGCGCCGGGCTGCCTTTGAGCCGGAGGCCGTCACGCCCCGGCCGGCAGCGCGTCGCGAGAGCGCCGTCGGCCGGAAAGGGCGGGCCGCCCTCCGGCGGGGGTGCGATGACGCGAACGGCACGGTCGATCCGTGACCGGTATATGCCCTTCACAAGGACACAAACACCTCTACGCGTCAGTAGTTTCACGCACCGCGCACACCGGGAGGGGGTCCGCACGGCGCGGACCCCACCCGGATGTACGGACAGTCACGGAATCACGATCACGGGCCGCTGCGCCCGCTTGGCGAGCCGTCCGGCGACGGAGCCGAAAATGCGCCCCACGATGCCGTGGGTCGAGCCGACGACGATCGCGTCCGCCTCGTACTCCCGCCCCACCTCTTCGAGTTCGTGGCAGATG
The sequence above is a segment of the Streptomyces griseoviridis genome. Coding sequences within it:
- a CDS encoding beta-N-acetylhexosaminidase, which translates into the protein MRRHHGTTPRMGRVLGSLLLVTAAGAFTAAAAPVPGTPPVTPLDRVVPAPAMVAPGGAPYRITRDTAIRVADTREARRIGAYLASLLRPSTGFPLPVTTQGRGGIRLHLDPGRYGAEGYRLDSGSGGVTITAGAPAGLFHGVQTLRQLLPAAVESATERRGPWLIAGGTVQDRPRYGWRGAMLDVPRDLGSVERVQLAERYVDALALYKLNRLHLRLGDGGPSLPAEDGGPGGHWTADDYRAIVRYAAARFVEVVPEIGLGARWAGGDADDADAVDRAVRDLAALTPGRHLHIGGDEPHLTGDEEYGAFVDLVQSAVARYGRTAVGWHRITGAQPARGTLAQYRGVDGTGADERARVVAAARAGTGLILSPADRTRLDLAYPEPGACLDGSDPVGVRRSYDWDPGRYLAGVPEPAVKGVGASLGTGKAATGDALARLAFPRLPGVAELGWSPADTHDWDAYRVRLAAQGPRWDTLGIAYHRSPEVPWPTG
- a CDS encoding DUF4429 domain-containing protein produces the protein MAEILQRDGTWVFDGDALRLTPGRDRNVSLFRRTLGELVVPLGALEGLSFEKGRRSGRLRLRLRNGADPLLLATGGRLTEPHDPYQLAVEPDRHGVAEYVVEEVRAALLLARVPAGPLDRYLLPGPAVPLSVSAGDGTVSFDGERVRLEWNWKTEDAKSAAGARTLALGELAGVDWHPAAGLENGYLRFTVRGAPTEAPPKYDPNAVELWGFKKDPLMALVAAAVQARLPHPTAVASTATATATATAAVVPPAPRPAADDHDALLRRLRELGELHRAGVLTEDEFTLAKRAVLRRL
- a CDS encoding purple acid phosphatase family protein: MGVPEPLADRMSMAEQHEYLRARFSRRTMIRGGAVTLGAVMGGVFVPGAVAEAAVPTRSTAPATATVDGALVAPFGRHLAYGNDPRTEMTVSWQVPVAVKKPFIRIGAHPWDLSRRIEAEVRTLFTPAGVGASGDHTQYYLHAKLTHLRPGRTYYYGVGHQGFDPAAAHLTGTLGTFTTAPDHKKPFTFTAFGDEGVGYHGLANNSLLLGQNPAFHLHAGDIAYADPAGAGKSSDTGFDSRVWDQFLAQTESVAKSVPWMPAYGNHDMEAWYAPHGYGGEEARWNLPDNGPDKRNLPGVYSFVHGNTAVISLDANDVSFEIPANLGLSGGTQTRWLEAQLKKFRAAKDIDFVVVFFHHCAYCTSTAHASEGGVRQEWVPLFEKYTVDLVINGHNHQYERTDVLKGDKVVKKLPIGGTAYPETEGVVYVTAGAAGRSLYAFSAPQSYEGHEHEVDSVASFVNTKTGKVDETVTWSRVRYLDYSFLRVDVAPAARGHWATLTVSGIAETGARVDRFTVARRAK
- the glmS gene encoding glutamine--fructose-6-phosphate transaminase (isomerizing), with amino-acid sequence MCGIVGYIGKRDVAPLLLEGLQRLEYRGYDSAGIAVTSPKTAGLKSVKAKGRVRDLEAKVPARFKGTTGIAHTRWATHGAPSDANAHPHLDAEGKVAVVHNGIIDNASDLRRKLEADGVVFLSETDTEVLVHLVARSQAPTLEEKVRETLRVIEGTYGIAVLHADFPDRIVVARNGSPVVLGIGEKEMFVASDIAALVTHTRQIVTLDDGEMATLKADDFRTYTTEGTRTTSEPTTVEWEAASYDMGGHDTYMHKEIHEQADAVDRVLRGRIDERFSTVHLGGLNLDAREARRIRRVKILGCGTSYHAGMIGAQMIEELARIPADAEPASEFRYRNAVVDPDTLYVAVSQSGETYDVLAAVQELKRKGARVLGVVNVVGSAIAREADGGIYVHAGPEVCVVSTKCFTNTTVAFALLALHLGRTRDLSVRDGKRIIEGLRRLPAQITEILDQEQEIEKLAARYAEARSMLFIGRVRGYPVAREASLKLKEVSYIHAEAYPASELKHGPLALIEPALPTVAIVPDDDLLEKNRAAMEEIKARSGRILAVAHQHQEKADETIVVPKNEDELDPILMGIPLQLLAYHTALALGRDIDKPRNLAKSVTVE